Proteins encoded in a region of the Planococcus citri chromosome 1, ihPlaCitr1.1, whole genome shotgun sequence genome:
- the LOC135836361 gene encoding transient receptor potential cation channel protein painless-like yields the protein MISDDLSKPNTNQQKLLSSFKNRKYDEFNNLIKCPDIDVDHFYADPDNGTLLDLACRSHGNQAYIYTLILNGASIWLQNQLTGKLALNEALANSDPSTIQQFIMALRQRIFIAGDKFANTLMHTAIEKNNVEITRFIVRCLPRTTKYPYNPKAPHFILLQGSIEAARVFIEHFDVDMEFQKDTQGRVRSCREIILQKYPQLGAELPTRSTRQLQDILFSYLRFGLTELFVNRVAEIDKKTLDEGLTDGDKTYLHLACEYNYIDVVNALLKKNIRLNKRAGSLNDFSTSLTPIMVAAYKGHSQIVQRLLSLPVVELQIEGTGSVLHSTIRGMNDRAVTSDSHRLILKSLLDRRFPEPHRLNIDLTDKMNMTALHYAIAFNNEIAISSLVHAGANLYLRNPEGKLPLTSIPPIILERYFDNCIHAKKYWISSTKSEETIRFDYKVFRQLDQSSNPTGHEMKFFAIIKREPELRKLFKHPLTKSFLYIKWCFVKKYYCFALTFYLLFCLVLSAYIFQIQDCSSSRTISNSSTSYQCKLSWVSASVTLFFYLILVLNELCTFFLSILSYSWIKNWLKIIIISVVDVFLISEYNAHLAATAILTSWIEFVFLLGKLPSLSIYIEMFKTVTLNFAKFFILYSILIASFAYSFFILFNDKANETRSNTDKNNSINSWQNPPVSLIKSIIMMTGEFDASNLPLGSNLNYGYLFFIFFVFLVTIVLHNLLHGLAVSDTRAIMENVEVVALITGAKQISQFERMAHGNPFKYVRSRWPSFFNHESIRKLERGFLFFRDNIYRYQIIMSFRMGTKMTVFVRPSEQNKMTAQFFSKEHIGIMPSCIVKQAEQIIEKRNQSESTKNTDQHIVVKTDPSNIKSVEELVTQFGELCELTRKLDTKISEIDAKIAEIDVKIVKRDEKFLQELTHKLDTKNAEIDAKIAEIDAKIVKRDEKLSRDVEQIRKLLESVVQTSILNGLDESRIE from the coding sequence atGATCAGCGACGATTTATCAAAACCCAACACCAATCAACAAAAACTACTGTCTTCGTTCAAGAATCGAAAATACGACGAGTTCAACAACCTGATAAAATGCCCAGACATAGACGTCGACCATTTCTACGCAGATCCAGATAACGGTACGTTATTAGATTTAGCTTGTCGATCTCACGGCAACCAGGCATACATTTACACTCTTATACTAAACGGAGCTTCAATATGGCTGCAAAATCAACTCACTGGTAAGCTCGCATTGAACGAAGCTCTCGCCAATTCAGATCCCAGTACAATACAGCAATTCATTATGGCTTTACGGCAACGCATCTTCATCGCGGGTGATAAATTCGCTAATACACTTATGCACACTGCAATCGAAAAAAACAACGTCGAAATAACTCGCTTCATAGTTCGCTGCCTTCCTCGAACCACTAAATACCCGTATAATCCAAAAGCTCCGCATTTCATACTGCTTCAAGGGAGCATCGAAGCTGCCAGAGTGTTCATCGAGCACTTCGACGtcgatatggaatttcaaaaagataCTCAAGGACGTGTTCGTAGCTGCCGAGaaataatattgcaaaaatatccCCAGCTAGGAGCAGAGCTTCCTACACGATCAACGCGACAACTCCAAGATATTTTATTCTCATATTTACGTTTCGGTTTGACCGAATTGTTCGTGAATAGAGTCGCCGAAATTGATAAGAAAACTCTGGACGAGGGTCTCACCGATGGCGACAAGACCTACCTACATTTAGCCTGCGAATACAATTACATCGACGTAGTGAACgcgctgttgaaaaaaaatattcgtttgaatAAACGTGCTGGAAGTCTAAATGACTTTTCAACATCCCTAACACCAATAATGGTAGCTGCTTACAAGGGTCATTCTCAAATAGTCCAGAGGTTATTGAGTTTACCAGTAGTTGAACTGCAAATCGAAGGAACGGGATCGGTTTTGCATTCGACGATTCGCGGTATGAACGATAGAGCCGTCACTTCAGATAGTCAtcgtttgattttaaaatcactCTTAGATCGCAGGTTTCCTGAACCTCATAGACTAAATATAGATCTGACAGACAAAATGAATATGACAGCTCTACATTACGCGATCGCTTTCAACAACGAAATCGCCATCAGTTCATTGGTTCACGCTGGAGCCAATTTATACCTCAGAAATCCCGAAGGTAAGCTTCCTTTGACTTCTATTCCGCCAATAATCCTCGAACGATATTTTGACAATTGTATTCACGCTAAGAAATATTGGATTTCTTCCACGAAATCCGAAGAAACCATAAGGTTTGACTACAAAGTATTCAGACAACTAGACCAGAGCTCAAATCCAACCGGCCATGAGATGAAATTCTTCGCTATAATCAAACGAGAACccgaattgagaaaattattcaaacaccCTTTGACGAAAAGCTTCCTCTATATAAAATGGTGTTTCGTTAAAAAATATTACTGCTTCGCTTTAACATTCTATTTGTTGTTTTGTTTGGTCCTGAGCGCgtatattttccaaattcaagaCTGTTCATCATCGAGGACCATATCCAACAGCTCTACCAGCTACCAATGTAAACTATCCTGGGTTTCTGCATCTGTAACATTATTCTTTTACCTCATACTCGTTTTAAACGAACTATGCACATTTTTCCTTTCAATCTTGTCGTACAGTTGGATAAAGAACTGGTTGAAAATCATCATAATCTCTGTCGTAGATGTTTTTCTCATCAGTGAATACAACGCGCATCTCGCAGCAACCGCCATCTTGACATCTTGGATCGAATTCGTATTTTTACTCGGTAAACTCCCATCACTCTCCATTTACATCGAGATGTTCAAAACAGTGACGCTGAATTTCGCCAAATTCTTCATTCTGTACTCGATTCTGATCGCATCGTTCGCCTACagctttttcattttattcaacgaTAAAGCCAACGAAACCAGATCGAACactgataaaaataattcaatcaaTTCGTGGCAAAATCCGCCTGTATCGTTGATCAAGTCCATCATCATGATGACTGGCGAATTCGATGCTTCGAATTTACCACTCGGTTCGAATCTCAACTACGGCTActtgttctttattttttttgtcttcttgGTGACTATTGTACTTCATAATCTGCTCCACGGTTTGGCCGTCAGTGATACGCGAGCTATCATGGAGAACGTCGAAGTGGTTGCTCTGATAACAGGAGCCAAACAAATATCGCAGTTCGAACGCATGGCCCACGGCAATCCATTCAAATATGTTCGGTCTCGTTGGCCGAGCTTTTTCAACCACGAATCAATCAGAAAACTCGAACGTGGATTTCTATTTTTTCGCGATAATATATACAGATATCAGATCATCATGTCCTTTAGAATGGGTacaaaaatgacagtttttgtGCGACCAAGCGAGCAGAATAAGATGACTGCtcagtttttttccaaagagCATATTGGCATAATGCCATCGTGTATTGTTAAACAAGCCGAACAAATCATAGAGAAACGGAATCAATCCGAATCTACCAAAAATACAGACCAGCATATTGTGGTAAAAACAGATCCATCTAACATCAAATCTGTCGAAGAATTGGTTACTCAGTTTGGCGAGCTGTGTGAATTGACACGTAAGCTCGATACGAAAATTAGTGAAATCGatgcaaaaattgctgaaattgatgtaaaaattgttaaacgagatgaaaaatttttgcaagaattaACACATAAACTCGATACGAAAAATGCTGAGATCGATgcgaaaattgctgaaattgatgCGAAAATTGTTaaacgagatgaaaaattgtcgcGAGATGTGGAACAAATAAGGAAACTACTCGAATCAGTTGTACAGACATCTATCCTTAACGGCCTTGACGAATCTCGAATAGAATGA